In the Peptoclostridium acidaminophilum DSM 3953 genome, one interval contains:
- a CDS encoding DUF2207 domain-containing protein, whose amino-acid sequence MKNQRKSIEPNLYAASTIIVILVFAFVTLLKGPAFADEMTYEIPSMNVVADVGKDGSVHVVENLEYYFSGEGHGIYRSLGTSGSEGIEILKLSTADSQGETVFTRNDSGQEGTYQLFQEGDNITLKIFKNTTDSGRIFRIEYLVKGAAKKI is encoded by the coding sequence TTGAAAAATCAGAGGAAATCAATAGAGCCTAATCTGTATGCTGCATCAACAATTATTGTAATTCTAGTTTTTGCATTCGTAACGTTATTAAAGGGACCGGCATTTGCCGACGAAATGACATATGAAATACCCAGCATGAACGTAGTGGCCGATGTCGGAAAAGACGGCTCCGTGCACGTTGTAGAGAATCTGGAATATTACTTCAGCGGAGAAGGTCATGGAATATACAGGTCACTTGGGACATCTGGGAGCGAAGGGATAGAAATATTAAAATTATCGACTGCAGACAGTCAGGGTGAGACTGTGTTCACAAGGAATGACAGTGGGCAGGAAGGTACATATCAGCTTTTTCAGGAAGGCGACAACATTACTCTGAAGATTTTCAAGAACACAACTGATTCTGGCAGGATCTTTAGAATTGAATATTTGGTGAAGGGCGCGGCAAAAAAGATATAG